A stretch of Phragmites australis chromosome 12, lpPhrAust1.1, whole genome shotgun sequence DNA encodes these proteins:
- the LOC133886530 gene encoding pentatricopeptide repeat-containing protein At2g06000-like encodes MLRHLCAARKPVRALELLRQMSCPNAVTYNTVIARFCAHDRVQAALEVMRGMREHGGMAPDKYTYATVIFGWCKVGWVEDAAKVFDEMLIEGEVQPTMVIYNMLIGGYCDSGKLDVAL; translated from the coding sequence ATGCTCCGCCACCTCTGCGCTGCTAGAAAGCCCGTCCGCGCGCTCGAGCTGCTCCGCCAAATGTCCTGCCCCAACGCCGTCACCTATAACACCGTCATCGCCAGGTTTTGTGCCCATGACCGCGTCCAGGCGGCACTGGAGGTCATGCGGGGGATGCGAGAGCACGGCGGCATGGCCCCTGACAAGTACACCTATGCCACGGTGATCTTTGGGTGGTGCAAGGTCGGCTGGGTCGAGGACGCAGCCAaggtgttcgacgaaatgctGATCGAGGGAGAAGTGCAGCCAACTATGGTGATTTACAACATGTTGATCGGGGGCTACTGTGATAGTGGCAAACTGGATGTGGCGCTGTAA
- the LOC133886911 gene encoding stachyose synthase — MAPPNESKPTPEVATAPKLATTTGTASPASVPSLFSLEDGELTVGGGKATLLSGVPGSVTLTPFAAAFDPKTSDAPRDMVNQAMANAHRGAFLGFTVPAATDRAPCRVGRLARPRRFMSVFRFKTWWSTAWAGECGRDLQMETQWVLLEVPELAGAGAGYVLVLPLVQGSFRSAIFPDEDDGVVICAESGSKAVTATDFGRIAYVHGGDDPYRVMQEAYLAARVHLGTFRLIQEKALPPMADRFGWCTWDAFYLTVDPAGVWQGVSEFSNAGVPPRFLIIDDGWQSVNRDDDPPHEDAPGLVLGGDQMTSRLYRFDECARFRGYKEGSLLHRPPEQFYDKTMPKAVVRKAVEIENTAKAKKKAAQGGATDLSSFDARIAQLRREMEQLLVKRDAVLAKLCDDIGDGDGEVGLKAFLKDMRRRFPGLDDVYVWQALCGGWGGVRPGATPLDARIVPARLSPGLAGTMDDLAVDRIVEGGIGLVRPDQAGYLYESMHSYLAGAGVTGVKVDVVHTLEYVCEENGGRVALAKAYYDGLSKSIAKNFNGTGIIASMQQCNDFFFLGTRQVSMGRAGDDFWFSDPNGDPMGVYWLQGAHMVNCAYNSLWMGQFIRPDWDMFQSDHACAAFHAASRAISGGPVYVSDSLGGHDFALLRRLVFPDGTVARCLHYALPTRDCLFKNPLFDQQTALKIWNLNKFGGVIGAFNSQGAGWDPAEHRVRGYSHCYKPVSGDVRPADVEWGQREDTCAMANATEYAVYRCQSEELLLMTPNSEPIHFTLQPSSFELFTFAPVMAVPGAGARFAPIGLVDMMNCGGAVVDVVYSSGGEARMKVKGAGRLLVYSDVKPKRSLVDGCEAEFEWGNGGKLLVDVTWKKEKDGVSDVVFCY, encoded by the exons ATGGCGCCGCCTAACGAGTCCAAGCCCACGCCCGAGGTCGCCACCGCGCCCAAGCTGGCCACGACCACGGGCACGGCCAGCCCGGCGTCCGTGCCCAGCCTCTTCTCGCTGGAGGACGGCGAGCTCACCGTCGGCGGCGGCAAGGCCACGCTCCTCTCGGGCGTGCCGGGGAGCGTCACGCTCACTCCGTTCGCCGCGGCCTTCGACCCCAAGACGTCGGACGCGCCGCGGGACATGGTGAACCAGGCCATGGCGAACGCGCACCGCGGCGCGTTCCTGGGCTTCACGGTGCCGGCGGCGACCGACCGAGCGCCGTGCCGCGTGGGGCGGCTCGCGCGCCCGAGGAGGTTCATGAGCGTGTTCCGGTTCAAGACGTGGTGGAGCACGGCGTGGGCCGGGGAGTGCGGGCGGGACCTGCAGATGGAGACGCAGTGGGTGCTCCTCGAGGTGCCCGAGcttgccggcgccggcgccgggtaCGTCCTCGTGCTCCCGCTCGTGCAGGGGAGCTTCCGGTCGGCCATCTTCCCCGACGAGGACGACGGCGTCGTCATCTGTGCCGAGAGCGGGTCCAAGGCCGTCACGGCCACCGACTTCGGCCGCATCGCCTACGTGCACGGGGGCGACGATCCCTATAGGGTCATGCAGGAGGCCTACCTCGCCGCCAGGGTGCACCTCGGCACGTTCAG GTTGATACAGGAGAAGGCATTGCCGCCAATGGCCGATCGGTTCGGGTGGTGCACGTGGGACGCCTTCTACCTGACCGTCGACCCGGCCGGCGTCTGGCAGGGCGTCTCGGAGTTCTCCAACGCCGGCGTGCCCCCGCGGTTCCTCATCATCGATGACGGCTGGCAGAGCGTGAACCGCGACGACGACCCGCCGCACGAGGACGCGCCCGGTCTCGTGCTCGGCGGCGACCAGATGACCTCGCGCCTCTACCGCTTCGACGAGTGTGCGCGCTTCCGTGGATACAAAGAGGGTTCCCTGCTGCACCGCCCGCCGGAGCAGTTTTACGACAAGACCATGCCCAAGGCCGTCGTGCGCAAGGCCGTCGAGATCGAGAACACTGCGAAGGCGAAGAAGAAGGCGGCGCAGGGCGGCGCCACCGACCTTTCGAGCTTTGACGCCAGGATCGCACAATTGCGTCGAGAGATGGAGCAGTTGCTTGTGAAGAGGGACGCCGTTCTTGCAAAGCTCTGCGACGACattggcgacggcgacggcgaggtggGCTTAAAGGCGTTCTTGAAGGACATGAGGCGGAGGTTCCCGGGTCTGGACGACGTGTACGTGTGGCAGGCGCTGTGCGGCGGGTGGGGCGGGGTGCGTCCCGGCGCGACGCCTCTTGACGCACGCATCGTGCCGGCGCGGCTGTCGCCGGGCCTGGCGGGCACCATGGACGACCTCGCCGTGGACCGCATCGTCGAGGGCGGGATCGGGCTCGTGCGCCCCGACCAGGCCGGCTACCTCTACGAGTCCATGCACTCCTACCTCGCCGGCGCGGGCGTCACTGGCGTGAAGGTGGACGTGGTGCACACGCTGGAGTACGTCTGCGAGGAGAACGGCGGCCGCGTCGCGCTCGCCAAGGCATACTACGACGGACTCTCCAAGTCCATCGCTAAGAACTTCAACGGCACTGGCATCATCGCCAGCATGCAGCAGTGCAAcgacttcttcttcctcgggaCGCGGCAGGTGTCCATGGGCCGCGCCGGCGACGACTTCTGGTTCTCGGACCCCAACGGCGACCCCATGGGCGTGTACTGGCTGCAGGGCGCGCACATGGTGAACTGCGCCTACAACAGCCTGTGGATGGGCCAGTTCATCCGGCCGGACTGGGACATGTTCCAGTCCGACCACGCCTGCGCTGCCTTCCACGCCGCGTCGCGGGCCATCTCCGGCGGCCCTGTCTACGTCAGCGACTCGCTCGGTGGCCACGACTTCGCCCTGCTCAGGAGGCTCGTCTTCCCTGATGGCACCGTGGCCAGGTGCCTGCACTACGCACTCCCAACCAGAGACTGCCTATTCAAGAACCCACTCTTTGATCAGCAGactgctctgaagatttggaaCCTGAACAAG TTTGGAGGGGTCATTGGGGCATTCAACAGCCAGGGCGCAGGTTGGGACCCGGCCGAGCACCGTGTCCGAGGCTACTCACACTGCTACAAGCCGGTCTCCGGTGACGTTAGGCCTGCCGATGTCGAGTGGGGGCAGAGGGAGGACACCTGCGCCATGGCCAATGCCACGGAATACGCAGTCTACAGGTGCCAATCCGAAGAGCTACTCCTGATGACACCAAATTCAGAGCCCATCCATTTCACCCTCCAGCCATCCTCCTTTGAGCTCTTCACATTTGCTCCGGTCATGGCGGTCCCCGGTGCCGGTGCTCGATTCGCGCCGATTGGGCTGGTCGACATGATGAACTGTGGCGGCGCCGTTGTCGATGTGGTGTATAGCAGTGGAGGCGAGGCGAGGATGAAGGTGAAGGGGGCAGGGCGGCTGCTGGTGTACTCAGATGTGAAGCCAAAGAGGAGCTTGGTGGATGGCTGCGAGGCTGAGTTTGAATGGGGAAATGGTGGGAAGTTGCTGGTTGATGTGACgtggaagaaggagaaggatgGTGTCTCTGacgtggtcttctgttactag